In one Drosophila pseudoobscura strain MV-25-SWS-2005 chromosome X, UCI_Dpse_MV25, whole genome shotgun sequence genomic region, the following are encoded:
- the trn gene encoding leucine-rich repeat-containing protein 15, translated as MQMITIISIWCILASIFSPSEALANCPPGCQCDDNTLVVQCGEGQLDVLPIALNPSIQRLVIKSNKIKTIDSSIQFYAELTFLDLSSNHLMTIPQRTFAYQKKLQEVHLNHNKIGQISNKTFIGLSAVTVLNLRGNQISELHQGTFTPLLKIVELNLGENRIGFLDPKAFDGLSQLRILYLDDNALTSVPDPVIFQAMPTLAELFLGMNSLLTIQPAAFQDLKGLTRLELKGASLRNVSHDSFQGLEELRILDLSDNRLARIPSVGLSQLVRLEQLSLGQNDFEVISEGAFVGLKQLKRLDVNGALKLKRVMTGAFAANGNLEYLNLSSNKMLVEVQEGALSGLPHLRHVVMKANALTSLAEGLFPWKDLTTLDLSENPISCDCRVMWLRNLLVAKNASQDEVSELLCEFPERLRGESLKHLNPTLMGCTHTDPRKQALIGALLVGSAATLTALALVVYRCRHKIREYLKGGLWGSSALGRKEREYQKTFCDEDYMARHQHHPCSLGIHSTFPNTYTAPHHPSAPGHHYGMCTGMPINDLNAAGGDPQQKFQQLQVPTGSLMNEKKLNNNKALASQAAIDDSASFVLHMKSATLARDHLQQHPHPHPQQHPQQHQHQSGVQSKLNHYTKPQFLSATAAVGDSCYSYADVPMVHAAPLGAAPQLQPQLRLTHEHFKHRVDGTGEHYDNEVNSEILDPNYIYSNAHYSMPLEQMGRSKTPTPPPMPPALPLRNGLCATTGRRSFQQKSANNNTLRQFTH; from the coding sequence ATGCAGATGATCACGATCATTAGCATCTGGTGCATTCTGGCCAGCATCTTCAGTCCGAGCGAGGCCTTGGCCAATTGCCCGCCGGGCTGCCAGTGCGACGACAACACTCTGGTGGTGCAGTGCGGCGAGGGGCAGCTGGACGTGCTGCCCATCGCGCTGAATCCCTCCATCCAGCGGCTGGTGATCAAGAGCAACAAGATCAAGACGATCGACTCGTCGATCCAGTTCTACGCGGAGCTGACGTTCCTCGATCTCTCGTCGAACCACCTGATGACGATACCGCAGCGCACGTTTGCCTACCAGAAGAAGCTGCAGGAGGTGCACCTCAACCACAACAAGATCGGCCAGATCAGCAACAAGACCTTCATCGGCCTGTCGGCGGTGACCGTGCTCAATCTGCGCGGCAATCAGATCTCGGAGCTGCACCAGGGCACCTTCACGCCGCTGCTGAAGATCGTGGAGCTGAATCTGGGCGAGAATCGGATCGGTTTCCTCGACCCGAAGGCCTTCGATGGACTCAGCCAGCTGAGGATCCTCTATCTGGACGACAACGCCCTCACCTCGGTGCCCGATCCCGTCATCTTCCAGGCGATGCCCACACTCGCGGAGCTCTTTCTGGGCATGAACTCGCTGCTGACCATCCAGCCGGCCGCTTTCCAGGACCTGAAGGGCCTCACCCGACTCGAGCTGAAGGGAGCCAGCCTGCGGAATGTCTCGCACGACAGCTTCCAGGGCCTCGAGGAGCTTCGCATTCTCGATCTGTCCGACAATCGCCTCGCGCGCATTCCCTCCGTGGGCCTCAGCCAGCTGGTGCGTCTGGAGCAGCTCTCCCTGGGCCAGAACGACTTCGAGGTGATCAGCGAGGGCGCCTTCGTGGGCCTCAAGCAGCTGAAGCGCCTGGACGTGAACGGAGCCCTGAAGCTGAAGCGCGTCATGACCGGAGCCTTTGCGGCCAACGGCAACCTGGAGTACCTGAATCTGTCCTCCAACAAGATGCTGGTGGAGGTGCAGGAGGGTGCCCTGAGCGGCCTGCCCCATCTGCGGCATGTGGTGATGAAGGCCAATGCGCTGACCTCGCTCGCCGAGGGCCTCTTCCCCTGGAAGGACCTGACCACGCTGGACCTCTCCGAGAACCCCATCTCCTGCGACTGCCGTGTGATGTGGCTGCGCAACCTGCTGGTGGCCAAGAACGCCAGCCAGGACGAGGTCTCGGAGCTGCTGTGCGAGTTCCCCGAGCGGCTGCGCGGCGAGTCCCTCAAGCACCTGAACCCCACGCTGATGGGCTGCACGCACACGGATCCCAGGAAGCAGGCGCTGATTGGAGCCCTGCTCGTGGGCTCGGCGGCCACCCTCacggccctggccctggtcgTCTACCGCTGCCGCCACAAGATCCGCGAGTACCTCAAGGGCGGCCTCTGGGGCAGCTCGGCTCTCGGCCGCAAGGAGCGCGAGTACCAGAAGACCTTCTGCGACGAGGACTACATGGCCCGGCACCAGCACCATCCCTGCTCCCTGGGCATCCACTCGACGTTCCCCAACACCTACACGGCGCCCCACCACCCCAGCGCGCCCGGCCACCACTACGGCATGTGCACCGGCATGCCCATCAACGATCTGAACGCCGCCGGCGGCGATCCCCAGCAGAAgttccagcagctgcaggtgCCCACCGGCAGCCTCATGAACGAGAAGAAgctgaacaacaacaaggccctggccagccaggcagccatcGACGACAGTGCCTCCTTTGTGCTGCACATGAAGTCGGCCACACTGGCGCGCGATCACCTCCAGCAgcacccgcacccacacccGCAGCAGCACCctcagcagcaccagcaccagtcgGGAGTCCAGTCCAAGCTGAATCACTACACAAAGCCGCAGTTCCTGTCGGCCACCGCGGCCGTGGGGGACTCGTGCTACTCGTACGCCGATGTGCCAATGGTCCATGCCGCCCCTCTGGGGGCAGCGCCCCAGCTGCAGCCACAGCTGCGCCTCACCCACGAGCACTTCAAGCATCGTGTGGACGGCACCGGGGAGCACTACGACAATGAGGTGAACAGCGAGATACTCGATCCGAACTACATCTACAGCAATGCCCACTACTCGATGCCGCTGGAGCAGATGGGGCGCAGCAAGACGCCCACACCGCCGCCCATGCCGCCGGCCCTGCCGCTGCGCAACGGGCTGTGCGCCACCACGGGACGCAGGTCCTTCCAGCAGAAGtccgccaacaacaacaccctgCGGCAGTTCACCCACTGA